The following coding sequences lie in one Pseudomonas svalbardensis genomic window:
- the kdpC gene encoding K(+)-transporting ATPase subunit C — protein sequence MTQVQTQTKMQFLFVGLLRPVLISAAFFMLLTGLAYPLFTTLVANVLFPFQAQGSLVERDGLVIGSAVIGQHFTRPEYFQGRASMTLGADPLDPSKSVAQPYNAGSSGASNLGPTSQKLIDAVAVRVEAYRRQNGLAADAQVPVDAVTSSASGLDPHISVANAQIQAARVARLRHLPPADLLKLVNTHTEQRTFGLLGEPRVNVLQLNLALDALAPAHQPPLAASE from the coding sequence ATGACTCAAGTACAAACACAAACCAAGATGCAATTTCTGTTTGTCGGCCTGTTGCGCCCGGTGCTGATTTCGGCGGCGTTTTTCATGCTGCTGACCGGGCTGGCGTATCCGTTGTTCACCACACTGGTGGCCAACGTGCTGTTCCCGTTTCAGGCCCAGGGCAGCCTGGTTGAACGGGATGGGTTAGTGATCGGTTCGGCGGTGATCGGCCAGCATTTCACCCGGCCCGAGTATTTCCAGGGGCGTGCGAGCATGACCCTCGGCGCAGATCCACTGGATCCGAGCAAAAGCGTGGCGCAGCCGTATAACGCAGGTTCCAGTGGCGCCAGCAACCTTGGCCCTACCAGCCAGAAGTTGATCGATGCTGTGGCCGTGCGGGTCGAAGCCTACCGCCGGCAGAACGGCCTGGCGGCAGATGCGCAGGTGCCGGTGGATGCGGTCACCTCGTCGGCTTCAGGCCTGGATCCGCACATTTCGGTGGCCAACGCACAGATTCAGGCGGCGCGCGTCGCACGTCTGCGCCACCTGCCGCCAGCCGATCTGTTGAAGCTGGTGAATACCCACACCGAACAACGCACCTTCGGCCTGCTCGGCGAACCCCGAGTCAATGTGCTGCAACTCAACCTCGCGCTGGATGCTCTGGCGCCTGCGCATCAGCCACCCCTTGCGGCCAGTGAGTAA
- a CDS encoding gluconokinase translates to MNHPITALVIMGVAGCGKTCVSEALCQLSGATAIEGDTFHPAANIEKMSAGIPLNDDDRAGWLDSLCDELRRIDAKGERPVLTCSALKHIYRERLRSALPGLGFVFLELTPEVAADRVSHRPGHFMPSTLIDSQFATLESPVGEPLTLALDASNHSVDQLAKQAHDWWQAHGLKHTV, encoded by the coding sequence ATGAATCATCCCATCACCGCCCTGGTCATCATGGGCGTTGCCGGTTGCGGCAAGACTTGCGTCAGCGAGGCCTTGTGCCAACTCAGCGGCGCGACCGCCATTGAAGGCGACACTTTCCACCCTGCCGCCAATATCGAAAAGATGAGCGCAGGTATCCCCCTGAACGACGACGACCGTGCCGGCTGGCTCGACAGCCTGTGCGATGAATTGCGCCGCATTGACGCCAAGGGCGAACGTCCGGTGCTGACCTGCTCGGCCCTCAAACACATATACCGCGAACGTCTGCGCAGTGCCTTGCCAGGCCTGGGCTTCGTGTTCCTTGAGCTGACCCCTGAAGTTGCCGCCGATCGTGTCTCCCATCGACCGGGCCACTTTATGCCGTCGACGTTGATCGACAGCCAGTTCGCCACCCTTGAATCGCCTGTTGGCGAGCCCCTGACCCTGGCTCTGGACGCTTCGAACCACAGCGTCGACCAATTGGCGAAGCAAGCTCATGACTGGTGGCAGGCTCATGGCCTGAAACACACCGTATGA
- a CDS encoding GntP family permease, translating into MFGMSHETFLLLDAVVTVIGLIVLITKFKFHPFIALIIAAAFLGLTSGMPIGTIIKAFQDGFGGVLGFVGIILALGTMLGKMMAESGGADQIAQTLIRAFGKDKVQWAMMFAAFLVGIPLFFEIGFVLLIPLVFIVARRTGVSIIKIGIPLLAGLSAVHGLVPPHPGPLLAIGVFGADIGKTILYGLIVALPTAIIAGPIYGTFIAKYIPGHPNQELVDQLARDNDSADLPSFAITLITVLSPVFLMLLKTFADVVLPDGNFFRTFMDLIGHPISALLLALLLSLYTFGYKQGVGSSQILKWLDASLAPTAAIILIIGAGGGFKQMLVTSGVGNVIGNMAVEAQISPILLAWLVAAVIRIATGSATVATITGAGIVVPVVGMIPGVNRELLVLATGAGSLILSHVNDAGFWLVKQYFNMTVAETFKTWTAMETILSIVALGFILLLSLFV; encoded by the coding sequence ATGTTTGGCATGTCCCACGAGACGTTCCTGCTGCTAGACGCAGTGGTCACGGTGATCGGGCTTATCGTCCTGATCACCAAGTTCAAGTTTCACCCGTTCATTGCCCTGATCATCGCCGCAGCCTTTCTCGGACTGACTTCCGGCATGCCAATCGGCACCATCATCAAGGCGTTCCAGGACGGCTTCGGTGGGGTGCTCGGGTTCGTCGGGATCATCCTCGCGCTGGGCACGATGCTCGGCAAAATGATGGCCGAGTCGGGCGGGGCGGATCAGATTGCCCAAACCCTGATTCGCGCGTTCGGCAAGGACAAGGTGCAGTGGGCGATGATGTTCGCGGCCTTTCTGGTCGGTATTCCGCTGTTCTTCGAAATCGGCTTCGTGCTACTGATTCCGCTGGTGTTCATCGTGGCCCGGCGTACCGGCGTGTCGATCATCAAGATCGGTATCCCGCTGCTGGCCGGTCTGTCCGCCGTGCACGGTCTGGTTCCTCCGCACCCGGGCCCGTTGCTGGCCATCGGCGTGTTCGGTGCCGACATTGGTAAAACCATTCTCTACGGCCTGATCGTTGCGCTGCCGACGGCCATCATCGCCGGCCCGATCTACGGCACGTTCATTGCCAAGTACATTCCGGGTCATCCTAACCAGGAACTGGTCGATCAACTGGCGCGTGATAACGATTCTGCCGATCTCCCGAGCTTCGCCATCACCTTGATCACCGTGCTGTCGCCGGTGTTCCTGATGCTGCTTAAGACCTTTGCCGATGTGGTGCTGCCGGACGGCAACTTCTTCCGCACTTTCATGGACCTGATCGGTCACCCGATCTCGGCACTCCTGCTGGCGTTGCTGTTGTCGCTGTACACCTTCGGCTACAAGCAGGGCGTAGGTTCCAGCCAGATTCTCAAATGGCTGGACGCGAGCCTTGCGCCAACCGCCGCAATCATCCTGATCATCGGTGCCGGTGGTGGCTTCAAGCAGATGCTGGTGACCAGCGGCGTTGGTAATGTCATCGGCAACATGGCGGTGGAAGCGCAGATCTCGCCAATCCTTCTGGCGTGGCTGGTGGCGGCGGTGATCCGTATCGCGACCGGTTCAGCCACCGTGGCGACCATTACCGGCGCCGGCATTGTGGTGCCGGTGGTGGGGATGATTCCGGGTGTGAACCGTGAGTTGCTGGTGCTGGCCACCGGTGCCGGTTCGCTGATCCTGTCTCACGTCAACGACGCCGGTTTCTGGTTGGTGAAGCAATACTTCAACATGACCGTGGCGGAAACCTTCAAGACCTGGACGGCGATGGAAACCATCCTGTCCATCGTTGCGCTGGGCTTTATCCTGCTGTTGTCGCTGTTCGTTTAA
- the kdpB gene encoding potassium-transporting ATPase subunit KdpB, which yields MSKQARLPLFDRGLLLTACLDAFKKLLPQAQWKNPVMFVVYLGSILTTLLWFQSLGGKGEASSGFILSITLWLWFTVLFANFAEALAEGRSRAQAASLRGMKRQTLAKLLKQPRHGSAWMPMPSGELLKDNVVLIEAGDLVPLDGVVIEGVASVDESAITGESAPVIREAGGDFSSVTGGTKVLSDWLVVRISVNPGESFLDRMISMVESAKRQKTPNEVALNILLVGLTFLFLLVIVTLGPYSMFAVGMSGGDVVSATVLVALLVCLIPTTIGGLLSAIGVAGMSRMMSANVIATSGRAVEAAGDIDVLLLDKTGTITLGNRQASSFLPAPGVKESELADAAQLASLADETPEGRSIVVLAKQKFDLRARDLNALGASFVHFTAQTRMSGVDLAGGRSIRKGAADAIRLHIEALGGSFPSALQARVDEVSRRGSTPLVVCDGQQALGVVELKDVVKGGIKERFAELRRMGIKTVMITGDNRLTAAAIAVEAGVDDFLAEARPEDKLQLIRDYQAQGKLVAMTGDGTNDAPALAQADVAVAMNSGTQAAKEAGNMVDLDSNPTKLIEVVEVGKQMLMTRGALTTFSVANDVAKYFAIVPAAFVATYPQLGALNVMHLSSPNSAILSAVIFNALIIVFLIPLALKGVTYRAIGAAALLNRNLLIYGLGGVLVPFAGIKVIDMLLTGLGLV from the coding sequence ATGAGTAAGCAAGCTCGTTTGCCTTTGTTCGACCGTGGGTTGTTGCTCACGGCGTGCCTGGATGCCTTCAAGAAATTGCTGCCCCAGGCGCAGTGGAAGAACCCGGTGATGTTTGTGGTGTACCTGGGCAGCATTCTCACCACGCTGTTGTGGTTTCAATCACTGGGCGGCAAGGGTGAAGCCTCCAGTGGCTTCATTCTCAGCATCACGTTGTGGCTGTGGTTCACCGTGCTGTTCGCCAACTTCGCCGAAGCCCTGGCCGAGGGGCGCAGTCGGGCCCAGGCGGCCAGCTTGCGCGGGATGAAGCGCCAGACCCTGGCCAAGCTGTTGAAGCAACCCCGGCATGGCTCCGCCTGGATGCCGATGCCTTCCGGCGAACTGCTCAAGGACAATGTGGTGTTGATCGAGGCTGGCGATCTGGTGCCCCTCGATGGCGTGGTGATCGAAGGCGTGGCGTCGGTTGATGAAAGCGCGATTACCGGAGAATCGGCACCGGTGATTCGCGAGGCGGGCGGCGACTTTTCATCGGTAACCGGTGGGACAAAAGTGCTGTCGGACTGGCTGGTGGTGCGCATCAGTGTCAACCCGGGCGAGTCATTTCTGGATCGCATGATTTCCATGGTCGAATCCGCGAAACGCCAGAAGACTCCCAACGAGGTGGCGCTGAACATTCTGCTGGTGGGCCTGACATTTTTGTTTCTGCTGGTGATCGTGACCCTGGGCCCGTACTCGATGTTCGCGGTGGGCATGAGCGGAGGTGACGTGGTCAGCGCAACAGTACTGGTGGCGCTACTGGTTTGCCTGATCCCCACGACCATTGGCGGTCTGTTGTCGGCGATCGGTGTGGCGGGCATGAGCCGGATGATGTCGGCCAACGTCATTGCCACCTCCGGGCGAGCCGTGGAAGCGGCTGGCGACATTGACGTCCTGCTGCTGGACAAGACCGGCACCATCACGCTGGGTAACCGCCAGGCCAGCAGTTTCCTGCCGGCGCCCGGGGTTAAGGAGTCGGAACTGGCCGACGCTGCGCAACTGGCCTCGCTGGCCGACGAAACGCCGGAGGGGCGCAGTATCGTGGTGCTTGCCAAGCAGAAGTTCGACCTGCGGGCGCGGGACCTCAATGCCCTGGGTGCGAGCTTCGTGCATTTCACCGCGCAAACCCGCATGAGCGGCGTCGATCTGGCCGGTGGCCGGAGCATCCGCAAGGGTGCGGCAGATGCCATTCGCCTGCACATCGAGGCGCTGGGCGGCAGCTTCCCGTCCGCGTTGCAGGCCAGGGTCGATGAAGTCTCCCGTCGTGGCAGCACACCGCTGGTCGTGTGTGATGGCCAACAGGCATTGGGCGTGGTGGAACTCAAGGACGTGGTCAAGGGGGGGATCAAGGAGCGCTTTGCCGAACTGCGGCGCATGGGGATCAAGACAGTCATGATCACCGGCGACAACCGCCTGACGGCGGCAGCGATTGCCGTGGAAGCCGGGGTTGACGATTTTCTCGCCGAGGCTCGGCCGGAAGACAAGCTGCAACTGATCCGCGACTACCAGGCCCAGGGCAAGCTGGTGGCCATGACCGGAGACGGCACCAACGATGCGCCGGCACTGGCTCAGGCAGACGTGGCGGTGGCCATGAACAGTGGTACTCAGGCCGCCAAGGAAGCGGGCAACATGGTCGATCTGGACAGCAACCCGACCAAGCTGATCGAGGTGGTGGAAGTCGGCAAACAGATGCTCATGACGCGCGGCGCGTTGACCACCTTCAGCGTGGCCAACGATGTGGCCAAGTATTTTGCTATCGTACCGGCCGCATTCGTCGCGACCTACCCGCAACTGGGCGCACTGAACGTGATGCACCTGAGCAGCCCGAACTCGGCGATTCTCAGCGCGGTGATCTTCAATGCCCTGATCATCGTGTTTCTGATCCCGCTGGCGCTCAAGGGCGTGACTTACCGAGCCATCGGCGCGGCGGCGTTGCTCAATCGCAACCTGCTGATCTATGGCCTGGGTGGCGTGCTGGTACCGTTCGCGGGGATCAAGGTGATCGACATGCTGTTGACCGGGCTCGGCCTGGTTTGA
- a CDS encoding GyrI-like domain-containing protein, with translation MDEQTGVEAAKPRFEHGHFLLIAGLGGRFTADTTKGIPDLWEKFIPEMGKIPGQKNEVTYGICCNPDGKGGFEYIAGVEISKLDDLPEKYRWVEVQPQHYAVFEHKGSLDQLPQTFQYIWKTWLPQSGYQAADAPEFERYSEDFNPTLNTGVLEIWLPLKS, from the coding sequence ATGGATGAGCAAACAGGCGTCGAAGCCGCCAAGCCACGCTTCGAGCACGGGCACTTCCTGCTCATTGCAGGGCTTGGTGGACGATTTACCGCAGACACGACTAAAGGCATTCCCGATCTCTGGGAGAAATTCATTCCCGAGATGGGCAAAATTCCCGGTCAAAAAAACGAAGTGACCTACGGCATCTGTTGCAATCCGGATGGCAAGGGCGGCTTCGAATACATCGCCGGCGTTGAAATCAGCAAGCTCGACGACCTGCCCGAAAAGTACCGCTGGGTTGAGGTTCAACCTCAGCATTACGCGGTGTTCGAGCACAAGGGCTCTCTCGATCAGTTGCCCCAGACCTTCCAGTACATCTGGAAAACCTGGCTGCCGCAGTCCGGTTATCAGGCGGCGGACGCGCCGGAATTCGAACGCTACAGCGAAGACTTCAACCCGACGCTCAACACCGGTGTGCTGGAAATCTGGCTGCCGCTCAAATCGTAA
- the kdpA gene encoding potassium-transporting ATPase subunit KdpA — translation MLSTMLEFAVILGLMTGLAVLMGKWLTLVFTGRKHALAERATYRLLGIDTAETMGWARYGSALLLSNAAMMLLGYIVLRLQVFMPLNPLGLNAQTPDLAFNTAASFITNTNWQAYSGETSLSNFSQMAVITFLMFVGATSGVVAAAGFIRGLSRSNSADIGNYWVDFTRTLYRVMLPLCFGMALVYVWQGMPQTLNSQALATTLEGAQQQLIVGAVASFESIKHIGTNGGGFFSMNAAHPFENPTPLTNMLHILSMLLIPSALTYTFGSMLMRRRQGWVFFGTFLVMFVGFLSIVYTAEQSGNPLLTRVGADQVLSATQSGGNMEGKELRFGIADTSLFVTTTTGATTGSVNAMHDSLTPMGGFVPLAQMMLNCVFGGDGVGFINLIQYALLTVFLVGMMIGRSPEFLGKKIEAREIKLVMLSVLAHPICILGFTALAALWPDTMNSLNNQGPHGFSEVLYAYTSGTANNGSAFAGLNANTPFFNTTIGLAMLLGRFFTMLPMLAVAGSLAMKKNIPAGAGTIPTATPLFMFLVVFVVLVVGGLTFLPALALGPLVEQLQLLSGQTYK, via the coding sequence ATGTTGAGCACTATGCTGGAATTTGCGGTGATTCTCGGGTTGATGACCGGACTCGCCGTGTTGATGGGTAAGTGGCTGACGCTGGTATTTACCGGGCGTAAACATGCCTTGGCGGAGCGCGCTACTTATCGTCTGCTGGGGATCGATACGGCCGAAACGATGGGCTGGGCACGTTATGGCTCGGCCCTGCTGCTATCTAATGCGGCGATGATGTTGCTGGGATACATCGTGTTGCGCCTGCAAGTTTTCATGCCGCTCAACCCCTTGGGGCTGAACGCGCAAACCCCTGATCTTGCGTTCAACACCGCAGCGTCTTTTATCACCAACACCAACTGGCAGGCTTATTCAGGTGAAACCAGCCTATCCAACTTCAGCCAGATGGCGGTCATCACCTTCCTGATGTTCGTCGGCGCAACGTCCGGCGTTGTGGCAGCGGCGGGTTTCATTCGCGGCCTTAGTCGGTCGAACTCCGCTGATATCGGCAACTACTGGGTGGACTTCACTCGCACGCTGTACCGGGTGATGCTGCCACTGTGTTTTGGCATGGCGCTGGTTTATGTCTGGCAAGGCATGCCGCAAACCCTGAATTCCCAGGCACTGGCCACCACTCTGGAAGGTGCACAGCAGCAATTGATCGTCGGCGCGGTGGCGAGTTTCGAGTCGATCAAACACATCGGCACCAACGGCGGCGGCTTCTTCAGCATGAACGCCGCACACCCGTTCGAGAACCCGACTCCGCTGACCAACATGCTGCATATCCTCAGCATGCTACTGATCCCGTCGGCGCTGACGTACACCTTCGGCAGCATGCTGATGCGTCGGCGTCAGGGTTGGGTGTTCTTCGGCACGTTCCTGGTGATGTTCGTCGGCTTTCTGAGCATCGTTTACACGGCTGAACAAAGTGGCAACCCGCTGCTGACCCGGGTGGGCGCGGACCAAGTACTGTCGGCCACCCAGAGTGGCGGCAACATGGAAGGCAAGGAACTGCGCTTCGGGATTGCCGACACCAGCCTGTTCGTGACCACCACCACTGGCGCAACCACCGGCTCGGTGAACGCCATGCATGACTCGCTGACGCCCATGGGCGGCTTCGTACCGTTGGCGCAGATGATGCTCAATTGCGTGTTCGGTGGCGACGGTGTGGGCTTTATCAACCTGATCCAGTACGCGTTGCTGACGGTGTTTCTGGTGGGGATGATGATCGGTCGCAGCCCCGAGTTCCTCGGCAAGAAGATCGAGGCACGGGAGATCAAGCTGGTGATGCTGTCAGTGCTGGCGCACCCCATTTGTATTCTTGGCTTCACGGCCCTGGCGGCACTCTGGCCAGACACCATGAACAGCCTCAACAACCAGGGGCCCCATGGCTTCAGCGAGGTGCTTTATGCCTACACCTCGGGCACTGCCAACAACGGTTCGGCGTTCGCCGGATTGAACGCCAATACGCCGTTCTTCAACACCACAATCGGTCTTGCCATGTTGCTCGGACGCTTCTTCACCATGCTGCCGATGCTCGCCGTCGCAGGTTCCTTGGCGATGAAAAAGAACATCCCGGCCGGTGCCGGCACCATTCCGACCGCCACACCACTGTTCATGTTCCTGGTGGTGTTCGTGGTGCTGGTGGTGGGCGGCCTGACTTTCCTGCCGGCGCTCGCGCTCGGCCCGCTGGTCGAGCAACTGCAGTTGCTGTCTGGCCAGACCTACAAGTAA
- a CDS encoding LysE family translocator, translated as MEFTSGFLLSLSLCLDIGVANIAMITLAMQRGYFQGFALGLGTCVGDLIYAVLALAGMTVLLQYETVRWVLWIGGSALLLYFAAKMIYSAIHHEAVLAQAEDVGQNSHRREFFRGIFLAMSSPSAILWFAAVGGTLIARSGGGGTLSSALFLGGFLCAGLLWCVALCFAASHGGKLLGDKLLRYSYLASAAIFCYFAVYVILSGYNEFVGSGAVEQLHAL; from the coding sequence ATGGAATTTACCAGTGGCTTCTTGCTGAGCCTTTCGTTGTGCCTGGACATCGGCGTGGCCAACATCGCGATGATCACGTTGGCGATGCAGCGTGGCTATTTTCAAGGCTTCGCGCTGGGTTTGGGGACGTGTGTCGGCGACCTGATCTACGCCGTGCTGGCCTTGGCCGGGATGACCGTTTTGCTGCAATACGAAACCGTGCGCTGGGTGCTGTGGATCGGAGGGTCGGCGCTGTTGTTGTACTTCGCGGCGAAGATGATCTATTCGGCGATTCACCATGAGGCGGTATTGGCGCAGGCCGAAGACGTGGGTCAGAACTCTCATCGGCGCGAGTTTTTCCGCGGGATCTTCCTCGCCATGTCGTCTCCCAGCGCCATTCTCTGGTTCGCGGCGGTGGGCGGCACATTGATCGCTCGTTCCGGTGGCGGTGGCACGCTCAGTTCGGCGTTGTTTCTCGGCGGATTTCTGTGCGCCGGGTTGCTCTGGTGTGTCGCCTTGTGCTTCGCAGCGAGTCACGGCGGCAAGTTACTGGGTGACAAACTGCTGCGTTACTCCTATTTGGCATCGGCAGCGATCTTCTGCTATTTCGCGGTCTACGTGATCCTATCGGGGTATAACGAGTTCGTCGGCTCGGGTGCCGTCGAACAGTTGCATGCACTGTAA
- a CDS encoding LacI family DNA-binding transcriptional regulator, with translation MISPKNDKNTRTTGRPTLNEVARLAGVSPITASRALRGVSTVATELVEKVQKAALELNYVVNPAARALASAQSHSVVVLVPSLSNLLFIDTLEAIHQVLRPKGFEVLIGNFHYSRDEEENLLRNYMAYQPRGLLLTGFDRTESSRRMIEASNIPCVYMMELDSAAGLNCVGFSQLAAGETAAGHLLSRGRKRLAYIGAQLDQRTLLRGEGFRKALQKAGLYDPDLEVLTPRASSVGLGGELFLQLLASHPDVDAIFFGNDDLAQGALLEAMRCGIKIPEQVAILGFNDLPASAHMVPRLSSISTPREAIGRRAAEQMLTLMAGNTVAKPVQDMGFELKVREST, from the coding sequence ATGATCTCCCCTAAAAACGATAAAAATACGCGCACCACTGGCCGCCCCACTTTGAACGAAGTCGCACGCCTGGCCGGTGTCAGCCCGATCACCGCCTCTCGCGCCCTGCGCGGGGTCAGCACGGTGGCCACCGAACTGGTGGAAAAAGTGCAGAAAGCGGCGCTTGAACTCAACTACGTGGTCAACCCCGCCGCCCGCGCGTTAGCCTCGGCCCAGAGCCATTCGGTGGTGGTTTTGGTGCCGTCGCTGTCCAACTTATTGTTCATTGATACGCTGGAAGCCATTCATCAGGTTTTGCGCCCAAAAGGCTTCGAAGTGCTGATCGGGAACTTCCATTACTCACGTGATGAAGAAGAAAACCTGCTGCGCAACTACATGGCGTATCAGCCTCGCGGTTTGCTGCTGACCGGTTTCGACCGCACCGAAAGCTCGCGCCGGATGATCGAGGCCAGCAACATTCCGTGCGTGTACATGATGGAACTGGACAGCGCCGCCGGGCTCAATTGCGTGGGCTTTTCGCAACTCGCGGCCGGCGAGACAGCGGCCGGGCATTTGCTGTCACGCGGTCGTAAGCGTCTGGCCTACATCGGCGCGCAACTCGATCAACGCACCTTGCTGCGCGGCGAAGGTTTCCGCAAAGCCCTGCAAAAGGCCGGTTTATATGACCCGGATCTGGAAGTGCTGACCCCGCGCGCCTCCTCCGTCGGTCTCGGTGGCGAACTGTTCCTGCAACTGCTCGCCAGTCATCCCGATGTCGATGCGATCTTCTTCGGCAACGACGACCTGGCCCAGGGCGCACTGCTCGAAGCCATGCGCTGCGGGATCAAAATCCCCGAACAAGTGGCGATCCTCGGCTTCAACGACCTGCCGGCCTCGGCGCACATGGTGCCGCGCCTGAGCAGCATCAGCACCCCGCGAGAAGCCATCGGCCGGCGCGCGGCGGAGCAGATGTTGACGTTGATGGCTGGTAATACGGTTGCAAAACCGGTGCAGGACATGGGGTTTGAGTTGAAGGTGCGCGAGAGTACCTGA
- the kdpF gene encoding K(+)-transporting ATPase subunit F — protein MLTLEFIYIASGLCAALLFAYLGYALIRAEKF, from the coding sequence TTGTTAACACTCGAGTTCATTTACATCGCCAGCGGCCTGTGTGCCGCCTTGTTGTTTGCCTACCTGGGTTACGCCCTTATCCGTGCAGAGAAGTTTTGA
- a CDS encoding DUF998 domain-containing protein, which produces MFKWGYVAGLLAPIWLLVGVVTTGRLYPGYSHLNQAMSELGAIGAPTHGVSPLINNFPLGVLFIVFGLAAFATLHTSKLARLSAVLIVLHGVASFGTGYFSCDIGCGLANPSDSQKLHNLSGLVMFLTLLIANALWIYLASRVLGLKWFAWFSLVCTLGALSVLPLMGQAVEAGQGFGLYQRINYGVSILWVGVFAGVLISRRA; this is translated from the coding sequence ATGTTCAAATGGGGTTATGTGGCGGGTTTGTTGGCGCCGATTTGGCTGCTGGTCGGTGTGGTGACTACCGGCAGGCTTTATCCCGGTTACAGCCATCTCAATCAGGCGATGAGTGAGCTGGGTGCAATCGGGGCACCGACTCATGGGGTGTCGCCGCTGATCAATAATTTTCCGTTGGGTGTGTTGTTTATCGTCTTCGGTCTGGCCGCGTTCGCGACCCTCCATACCTCGAAACTCGCTCGACTGAGCGCCGTGCTGATCGTGCTGCACGGTGTTGCCAGTTTCGGTACCGGGTATTTTTCCTGCGATATCGGCTGTGGTCTGGCAAATCCCTCCGACAGTCAGAAGCTGCATAACCTTTCGGGTCTGGTGATGTTTCTGACGCTGTTGATCGCCAATGCGCTATGGATCTATCTAGCGTCGCGAGTACTGGGCTTGAAGTGGTTCGCCTGGTTCTCCCTGGTGTGCACCCTTGGAGCGTTGTCGGTGCTGCCTTTGATGGGACAGGCCGTTGAGGCGGGGCAGGGGTTCGGTTTGTATCAGCGGATCAACTATGGCGTGTCGATCCTTTGGGTTGGCGTGTTTGCCGGGGTGCTGATAAGCCGTCGCGCTTAG
- the alaC gene encoding alanine transaminase — translation MANQGSPRRFARIDRLPPYVFNITAELKMAARRRGEDIIDFSMGNPDGPTPPHIVEKLVTVAQREDTHGYSTSKGIPRLRRAISNWYKDRYEVDIDPESEAIVTIGSKEGLAHLMLATLDQGDTVLVPNPSYPIHIYGAVIAGAQVRSVPLIPGVDFFAELESAIRGSIPKPKMMILGFPSNPTAQCVELDFFERVIALAKQYDVLVVHDLAYADIVYDGWKAPSIMQVPGAKDIAVEFFTLSKSYNMAGWRIGFMVGNAELVNALARIKSYHDYGTFTPLQVAAIAALEGDQQCVKDIAEQYRQRRNVLVKGLHELGWMVENPKASMYVWAKIPEAYAHMGSLEFAKKLLAEAKVCVSPGVGFGEYGDDHVRFALIENQDRIRQAIRGIRGMFRADGLISKTNA, via the coding sequence ATGGCTAACCAAGGTTCGCCGCGCCGCTTTGCGCGCATAGATCGACTCCCCCCTTACGTATTCAACATCACTGCCGAGCTGAAGATGGCCGCCCGTCGTCGTGGCGAAGACATCATCGACTTCAGCATGGGCAACCCCGACGGCCCGACACCGCCGCACATCGTCGAAAAACTCGTCACCGTCGCCCAGCGCGAAGACACTCACGGCTACTCGACGTCCAAGGGCATTCCGCGTCTGCGCCGGGCGATTTCCAATTGGTACAAGGATCGCTACGAGGTCGACATCGACCCGGAAAGCGAAGCCATCGTCACCATCGGTTCCAAGGAAGGCCTGGCGCATTTGATGCTGGCCACCCTCGACCAGGGCGACACCGTTTTGGTGCCGAACCCGAGCTACCCGATTCACATCTACGGCGCGGTGATTGCCGGCGCTCAGGTGCGTTCGGTGCCGTTGATTCCGGGCGTGGACTTCTTCGCCGAACTGGAAAGCGCCATTCGCGGCTCGATTCCAAAACCGAAAATGATGATCCTCGGCTTCCCGTCCAACCCCACCGCCCAGTGCGTGGAACTGGATTTCTTCGAGCGGGTGATCGCCCTCGCCAAGCAGTACGACGTTTTGGTGGTGCATGACCTGGCTTACGCCGACATCGTCTACGACGGCTGGAAAGCCCCGTCGATCATGCAAGTGCCAGGCGCCAAGGACATCGCGGTGGAGTTTTTCACCCTGTCCAAGAGCTACAACATGGCGGGCTGGCGCATCGGTTTCATGGTCGGTAATGCCGAACTGGTCAATGCCCTGGCGCGGATCAAGAGTTATCACGACTACGGCACGTTCACCCCGCTGCAAGTCGCGGCGATTGCGGCGCTGGAAGGTGATCAGCAGTGCGTCAAAGACATTGCCGAGCAGTATCGTCAGCGTCGCAACGTGCTGGTCAAAGGCCTGCATGAACTGGGCTGGATGGTCGAGAATCCGAAAGCGTCGATGTATGTCTGGGCGAAGATTCCCGAGGCTTATGCGCACATGGGCTCGCTGGAGTTCGCCAAGAAACTGCTGGCCGAGGCCAAGGTTTGCGTCTCGCCGGGCGTAGGGTTTGGTGAGTATGGGGATGATCACGTGCGCTTCGCGCTGATCGAAAACCAGGACCGGATTCGCCAGGCCATACGCGGGATTCGCGGGATGTTCCGGGCGGATGGGCTGATCAGCAAAACCAACGCCTGA